The following are from one region of the Streptococcus sp. 1643 genome:
- the nrdH gene encoding glutaredoxin-like protein NrdH: MVTVYSKNNCVQCKMTKRFLDSNNVAYREINLDEQPEYIDQVKELGFSAAPVIQTPTEIFSGFQPGKLKQLA, from the coding sequence ATGGTAACCGTTTATTCTAAAAACAACTGTGTCCAATGTAAGATGACCAAGCGTTTCTTGGACAGCAACAATGTCGCTTATCGTGAGATCAATCTCGATGAGCAACCAGAGTACATCGATCAAGTTAAAGAGCTCGGTTTCAGCGCTGCTCCTGTTATCCAAACACCAACTGAAATCTTTTCAGGCTTCCAACCAGGAAAACTGAAACAATTAGCATAA
- a CDS encoding phosphocarrier protein HPr — translation MASKDFHVVAETGIHARPATLLVQTASKFASDITLEYKGKSVNLKSIMGVMSLGVGQGADVTISAEGADADDAIAAITETMEKEGLA, via the coding sequence ATGGCTTCTAAAGATTTCCACGTAGTGGCAGAAACAGGTATTCACGCACGTCCAGCAACATTGTTGGTTCAAACAGCTAGCAAATTTGCTTCAGATATCACTCTTGAATACAAAGGTAAATCAGTAAACCTTAAATCTATCATGGGTGTTATGAGTCTTGGTGTTGGCCAAGGTGCTGACGTTACAATTTCAGCTGAAGGTGCAGATGCTGACGACGCAATCGCTGCTATCACTGAAACTATGGAAAAAGAAGGATTGGCATAA
- the ptsP gene encoding phosphoenolpyruvate--protein phosphotransferase has translation MTEMLKGIAASDGVAVAKAYLLVQPDLSFETITVEDTNAEEARLDAALQASQDELSVIREKAVGTLGEEAAQVFDAHLMVLADPEMISQIKETIRAKKVNAEAGLKEVTDMFITIFEGMEDNPYMQERAADIRDVTKRVLANLLGKKLPNPASINEEVIVIAHDLTPSDTAQLDKNFVKAFVTNIGGRTSHSAIMARTLEIAAVLGTNNITEIVKDGDLLAVNGITGEVIINPTDEQAAEFKAAGEAYAKQKAEWALLKDAKTVTADGKHFELAANIGTPKDVEGVNDNGAEAVGLYRTEFLYMDSQDFPTEDEQYEAYKAVLEGMNGKPVVVRTMDIGGDKELPYFDMPHEMNPFLGFRALRISISETGDAMFRTQIRALLRASVHGQLRIMFPMVALLKEFRAAKAVFDEEKANLLAEGVAVADNIQVGIMIEIPAAAMLADQFAKEVDFFSIGTNDLIQYTMAADRMNEQVSYLYQPYNPSILRLINNVIKAAHAEGKWAGMCGEMAGDQQAVPLLVGMGLDEFSMSATSVLRTRSLMKKLDTAKMEEYANRALTECSTMEEVLELQKEYVNFD, from the coding sequence ATGACAGAAATGCTTAAAGGAATCGCAGCATCTGACGGTGTTGCAGTTGCAAAAGCATATCTACTCGTTCAACCGGATTTGTCATTTGAGACTATTACAGTCGAAGATACAAACGCAGAAGAAGCTCGCCTTGATGCCGCTCTACAAGCATCACAAGACGAGCTTTCTGTTATTCGTGAGAAAGCAGTAGGTACGCTTGGTGAAGAAGCTGCTCAAGTATTTGACGCTCACTTAATGGTTCTTGCTGACCCAGAAATGATCAGCCAAATCAAGGAAACAATCCGTGCGAAGAAAGTGAATGCAGAAGCAGGTCTGAAAGAAGTTACAGATATGTTTATCACTATCTTTGAAGGCATGGAAGACAACCCATACATGCAAGAACGCGCAGCGGATATCCGCGACGTGACAAAACGTGTATTGGCAAACCTCCTTGGTAAAAAATTGCCAAACCCAGCTTCTATCAATGAAGAAGTGATCGTGATTGCGCATGACTTGACTCCTTCAGATACAGCTCAATTGGACAAAAACTTTGTAAAAGCTTTTGTAACAAACATTGGTGGACGTACAAGTCACTCAGCTATCATGGCACGTACACTTGAAATTGCAGCAGTATTGGGTACAAACAACATCACTGAAATCGTTAAAGACGGTGACCTTCTTGCCGTTAACGGTATCACAGGTGAGGTTATTATCAATCCAACAGATGAGCAAGCGGCTGAATTCAAGGCTGCTGGTGAAGCTTATGCGAAACAAAAAGCTGAATGGGCTCTCTTGAAAGATGCTAAAACAGTAACTGCTGATGGCAAACACTTTGAATTGGCTGCCAACATCGGTACTCCAAAAGACGTTGAAGGTGTCAATGACAACGGTGCTGAAGCTGTTGGTCTTTATCGTACAGAGTTCTTGTACATGGATTCTCAAGACTTCCCAACAGAAGACGAGCAGTACGAAGCTTACAAGGCTGTACTTGAAGGAATGAACGGTAAACCTGTTGTCGTTCGTACAATGGATATCGGTGGAGATAAGGAACTTCCTTACTTCGATATGCCTCACGAAATGAACCCATTCCTTGGATTCCGTGCCCTTCGTATCTCTATCTCTGAGACTGGAGATGCTATGTTCCGCACACAAATCCGTGCCCTTCTTCGTGCGTCTGTTCACGGTCAATTGCGTATCATGTTCCCAATGGTTGCGCTCTTGAAAGAATTCCGTGCAGCGAAAGCAGTCTTTGACGAAGAAAAAGCAAACCTTCTTGCTGAAGGTGTTGCAGTTGCGGATAATATCCAAGTTGGTATCATGATCGAAATCCCAGCAGCAGCAATGCTTGCAGACCAATTTGCTAAAGAAGTTGACTTCTTCTCAATTGGTACAAACGACTTGATCCAATACACAATGGCAGCAGACCGTATGAACGAGCAAGTTTCATACCTTTACCAACCATACAACCCATCAATCCTTCGTTTGATTAACAACGTTATCAAAGCAGCTCACGCTGAAGGTAAATGGGCTGGTATGTGTGGTGAGATGGCTGGTGACCAACAGGCTGTTCCACTTCTTGTCGGAATGGGCTTGGATGAGTTCTCTATGTCAGCAACATCAGTACTTCGTACACGTAGCTTGATGAAGAAACTCGATACAGCTAAGATGGAAGAGTACGCAAACCGTGCCCTTACAGAATGCTCAACAATGGAAGAAGTTCTTGAACTTCAAAAAGAATACGTTAATTTTGATTAA
- a CDS encoding pneumococcal-type histidine triad protein, which produces MKINKKYLAGSAAALILSVCSYELGLYQARTVKENNRVSYIDGKQAAQKTENLTPDEVSKKEGINAEQIVIKITDQGYVTSHGDHYHYYNGKVPYDAIISEELLMKDPNYQLKDEDIVSEIKGGYVIKVDGKYYVYLKDAAYADNVRTKEEINRQKQEHSQHRERGTSANDGAVALARSQGRYTTDDGYIFNASDIIEDTGDAYIVPHGDHYHYIPKSELSASELAAAEAFLSGKGGQLSTVEYRSSRGETRSSVRTSSSETPQNPATAPESQNEDLASLLQELYALPLSQRHVESDGLVFDPAQIIKRTANGVAVPHGDHFHFIPYSQMSALEEKLARNLPIGGQPVQSHSDNTKPSSTDKPSSTPSSPIKSNFNLNTQAPNRGTGGAYTTDDGYVFSPTDVIEDTGDAFVVPHGNHFHYIPKSDLSAGELAAAQAYWNGKQGSHSSTSSSKSSSDNAKPAQPSLTETPNLTVTPTYHQNQGEDIPTLLSELYAKPLSERHVESDGLVFDPAQIIKRTANGVAVPHGDHYHFIPYSQMSPLEEKLARMIAIKGQNGSVLSSVTPLKPAPTTKPLAPVENKPTEFDVNRVVRKVGDGYIIEDKGASRYVLAKDLAKDKIDAIENLLSKKTQETHALVAKKENVASRDQEFYDKAYNLLAEAHKALSENKGRTSDFQALDKLAERLNDESSNKGKLVDDLLAFLAPITHPERLGKPNSQIEYTEDEVRIAQLADKYTTSDGYIFDEHDIISDEGDAYVTPHMGHSHWIGKDSLSDKEKVAAQSYTKEKGILPPSPDADVQANPTGDSAAAIYNRVKGEKRIPLVRLPYMVEHTVEVKNGNLIIPHKDHYHNIKFAWFDDHTYKAPNGYTLEDLFATIKYYVEHPDERPHSNDGWGNASEHVLGKKDHSEEPNKNFKADEELVEETPAEPEVPQVETEKVEAKLKEAEVLLAKVTDSSLKANATETLAGLRNNLTLQTMDNNGIMAEAEKLLALLKGSNPSSVSKEKIN; this is translated from the coding sequence ATGAAAATTAATAAAAAATACCTTGCTGGTTCTGCGGCAGCTTTAATTTTAAGTGTTTGCTCTTACGAGTTGGGACTGTATCAAGCTAGAACAGTCAAAGAAAATAATCGTGTTTCCTATATAGATGGAAAACAAGCAGCGCAGAAAACGGAAAATCTGACTCCTGATGAGGTCAGTAAAAAAGAAGGCATCAATGCCGAACAAATCGTCATCAAGATAACAGACCAGGGATATGTCACTTCTCATGGAGACCACTATCATTATTACAATGGGAAGGTTCCTTATGACGCTATCATCAGTGAAGAGTTGCTGATGAAGGATCCAAACTACCAGCTCAAGGACGAGGATATTGTCAGTGAAATCAAGGGCGGTTATGTTATCAAGGTAGATGGAAAATACTATGTTTACCTTAAGGATGCTGCATATGCGGATAATGTCCGTACGAAAGAAGAAATCAATCGGCAAAAACAAGAACATAGTCAGCATCGTGAAAGAGGGACTTCAGCAAACGATGGTGCGGTAGCCTTGGCACGTTCACAGGGACGCTACACCACAGATGATGGTTACATCTTTAATGCATCCGATATCATTGAAGATACTGGTGATGCTTATATCGTTCCTCATGGCGACCATTACCATTACATTCCTAAGAGCGAGTTATCAGCCAGCGAATTGGCTGCTGCAGAAGCCTTTCTATCTGGAAAAGGTGGCCAATTAAGTACGGTTGAATACCGTTCAAGCAGGGGAGAAACAAGATCTAGTGTGAGAACTAGTTCATCTGAAACTCCTCAAAATCCTGCAACAGCTCCGGAGAGCCAAAATGAGGATTTAGCTAGTCTTCTTCAAGAATTATACGCTTTGCCACTTAGCCAACGTCATGTGGAATCTGATGGATTGGTATTTGACCCAGCACAGATTATAAAACGTACTGCCAATGGTGTGGCAGTTCCTCATGGAGATCATTTCCATTTCATTCCTTATTCACAAATGTCTGCTTTGGAAGAAAAATTGGCTCGAAATTTACCAATTGGAGGTCAGCCAGTTCAAAGTCATTCTGACAATACGAAACCAAGCAGTACAGATAAACCAAGTTCAACACCAAGTTCACCGATTAAATCAAACTTTAATCTCAATACGCAGGCACCAAATCGAGGAACTGGAGGCGCTTATACAACGGATGATGGGTATGTCTTTAGTCCGACAGATGTGATTGAAGATACAGGTGACGCTTTTGTTGTACCGCACGGCAATCATTTTCACTATATACCTAAGAGTGATTTGTCAGCAGGAGAATTGGCTGCAGCCCAAGCCTATTGGAATGGTAAACAGGGTTCTCATTCTTCTACAAGCTCAAGTAAATCAAGTAGTGATAATGCTAAACCAGCCCAACCAAGTTTGACAGAGACTCCAAACCTGACTGTCACCCCAACATATCATCAAAATCAAGGGGAAGATATCCCAACACTTTTAAGTGAATTGTATGCCAAACCTTTATCAGAACGCCATGTGGAATCTGATGGATTAGTCTTTGATCCGGCACAAATCATCAAACGTACAGCTAATGGTGTAGCAGTGCCTCACGGAGACCATTATCACTTTATTCCTTATTCACAAATGTCACCGCTGGAAGAAAAATTGGCTCGTATGATAGCTATTAAGGGACAAAATGGCAGTGTCTTGTCAAGTGTTACTCCTCTGAAACCAGCCCCTACTACCAAACCTCTAGCACCAGTGGAAAATAAACCGACAGAATTTGATGTCAACCGGGTTGTTAGAAAAGTTGGTGATGGATATATTATCGAAGATAAGGGCGCTAGTCGTTATGTTCTAGCTAAAGACTTAGCCAAGGATAAGATTGACGCTATTGAAAATCTCTTGTCTAAGAAAACTCAAGAGACGCATGCCCTAGTTGCGAAGAAAGAAAATGTCGCTTCTCGTGACCAAGAATTTTATGATAAAGCATATAATTTATTGGCCGAGGCTCATAAAGCCTTGTCTGAAAACAAGGGGCGTACTTCTGACTTCCAAGCCTTAGACAAATTAGCAGAACGCTTGAATGATGAATCTTCTAATAAAGGAAAATTAGTAGATGATTTATTGGCATTCCTAGCACCAATTACCCATCCAGAGCGACTTGGCAAGCCAAATTCTCAGATTGAGTATACTGAAGACGAAGTTCGTATTGCTCAATTAGCTGATAAGTATACAACGTCAGATGGTTACATTTTTGACGAACATGATATAATCAGTGATGAAGGAGATGCATATGTAACGCCTCATATGGGCCATAGTCACTGGATTGGAAAAGACAGCCTTTCTGATAAGGAAAAAGTTGCAGCTCAATCCTATACTAAAGAAAAAGGTATCCTACCTCCATCTCCAGACGCAGATGTTCAAGCAAATCCAACTGGAGATAGTGCAGCAGCTATTTACAATCGTGTGAAAGGGGAAAAACGAATTCCACTCGTTCGACTTCCATATATGGTTGAGCATACAGTTGAGGTTAAAAACGGTAATTTGATTATTCCTCATAAGGATCATTACCATAACATTAAATTTGCTTGGTTTGATGATCACACATACAAAGCTCCAAATGGCTATACCTTGGAAGATTTGTTTGCGACGATTAAGTACTACGTCGAACACCCTGACGAACGTCCACATTCTAATGATGGATGGGGCAATGCCAGTGAGCATGTGTTAGGCAAGAAAGACCACAGTGAAGAACCAAATAAGAACTTCAAAGCGGACGAAGAGCTAGTAGAGGAAACACCTGCTGAGCCAGAAGTCCCTCAAGTAGAGACTGAAAAAGTAGAAGCCAAACTCAAAGAAGCAGAAGTTTTGCTTGCGAAAGTAACGGATTCTAGTCTGAAAGCTAATGCAACAGAAACTCTAGCTGGTTTACGAAATAATTTGACTCTTCAAACTATGGATAATAATGGTATCATGGCAGAAGCAGAAAAATTACTTGCGTTGTTAAAAGGAAGTAATCCTTCATCTGTAAGTAAGGAAAAAATAAACTAA
- a CDS encoding metal ABC transporter solute-binding protein, Zn/Mn family, whose protein sequence is MKKRTILLLMASLLALVLGACSQKEKQEAKGMKIVTSFYPIYAMVKEVSGDLNDVRMIQSSSGIHSFEPSANDIAAIYDADVFVYHSHTLESWAGSLDPNLKNSKVKVLEASEGMTLERVPGLEDVEAGDGIDEKTLYDPHTWLDPEKAGEEAQIIADKLSEIDSANKETYQKNAKNFIAKAQELTKKYQPIFEKASQKTFVTQHTAFSYLAKRFGLKQLGIAGISPEQEPSPRQLTEIQEFVKTYKVKTIFTESNASSKVAETLVKSTGVSLKTLNPLEADPENDKTYLENLEENMNVLAEELK, encoded by the coding sequence ATGAAAAAAAGAACGATCCTATTATTGATGGCCAGTTTATTGGCTCTTGTCTTAGGAGCATGTAGTCAAAAAGAAAAACAAGAAGCAAAAGGGATGAAGATTGTAACAAGTTTTTACCCAATCTATGCCATGGTCAAAGAGGTATCAGGTGACTTGAATGACGTACGGATGATTCAGTCAAGTAGTGGGATTCACTCCTTTGAACCGTCAGCAAATGACATTGCTGCTATCTATGACGCGGATGTCTTTGTCTACCATTCTCATACGCTCGAATCTTGGGCTGGAAGTCTGGATCCTAACTTGAAAAACTCAAAAGTTAAGGTTTTAGAAGCTTCTGAAGGAATGACTTTGGAGCGTGTACCAGGTTTGGAAGATGTTGAAGCTGGTGACGGCATCGATGAAAAAACACTCTACGACCCTCACACTTGGTTAGATCCAGAAAAAGCAGGTGAAGAAGCTCAGATTATCGCTGACAAACTTTCGGAGATTGATAGTGCTAATAAGGAAACGTATCAAAAGAATGCTAAAAACTTTATCGCTAAAGCCCAAGAATTGACTAAGAAGTACCAGCCTATTTTTGAAAAAGCGAGTCAAAAGACCTTTGTTACACAACACACAGCCTTTTCTTATCTCGCTAAACGCTTTGGTTTGAAACAACTTGGTATAGCAGGGATTTCCCCTGAACAAGAGCCAAGTCCGAGACAGTTGACAGAAATCCAAGAATTCGTTAAAACCTATAAGGTTAAAACCATCTTTACTGAGAGCAATGCTTCTTCTAAAGTCGCTGAGACCTTGGTCAAATCAACAGGAGTTAGCCTAAAGACACTCAATCCTTTAGAAGCAGATCCTGAAAATGACAAAACTTACTTAGAAAATCTAGAAGAAAATATGAATGTTCTTGCAGAAGAATTAAAATGA
- a CDS encoding pneumococcal-type histidine triad protein, which yields MKMKKKYIVAGSALVLSLSLCIYALNQHQVEGNKDNNRVSYVDGKQDTKKTENQTPDQVSKKEDIQAEQIVVKITDQGYVTSHGDHFHYYNGKVPFDAIFSEELLMKDANYQLKDADIVNEIKGGYIIKVDGKYYVYLKNASQAENIRTKEQIEKQKQGHTSDQKNDSKEVVAARAQGRYTTDDGYVFNASDIIEDTGDAYIVPHGGHFHYIPKSDLSAGELAAAKAYLSGNSSALSQPLSLTPNNGVSAADDGYVFNPNDIVRDTGDAYIVRHGDHYHYIPKSSLNNHQAQSNTPSLESPSNSTPNNPLPHVHHEEEEHDHGFDANRIISEDSEGFVMSHGDHNHYFFKKDLTPEQIKAAQDHLYGNKHSETSPDNHISKPEEHHHDNHGNHHEEEHDHGFAADRVISEDDKGFVVSHGDHNHYFFKKDLTKDQIKAAQEHLNSHKTESVKPLAKDVEAFSREASDKEKMEYIAKTYGVPLEAIRISNGFFVFGNPDQAYDPTHIHPYAVRKEHVRIPLQTGNPELDFLNELYTTALRDGVSPYSLQVENGSFVIPHGDHNHYIKVQTKGYEVALKNKIPALQSTYQPGAFDEQTVLSKVDQLLEYSRNIYKDKPIAQRQIELALGQFTENMKKLATNSTAGYLATLDLFDKQYIHIDESIKPVETSALDKKYQALIDKINTLDTDSYGLPKKELLVQLQEAKLAKDEAGLAAVESQLQALQDFNDRTGVTTVEYIKYFYEHVNDGRLSDELRNKVAQLTWTLYQSQSFLKAAELNKLFPSIYQAKQEVEEALKAQPTTAKSTQTVLDTEKVDNQSAKTAIYGFLKELYGDFMPEEHVNHVSKEQVESLLSKANQLLEQIQEEGIKQSLAEEVENLKAATNKADADLDEVNSQVKDVLARIASALKQEKENAEQDPQTLVLYQKLYDILMSLHSYLENNKGSDADFDKVDALLDQLSAKSKDKAALLELTKAILVLNQEIKSKSSVGEEATPARNAEANSGKTSTETETSATAESNSETASDENKPSNATDSKPSESTSEKETTESTTSTENQEKTVE from the coding sequence ATGAAAATGAAGAAGAAATATATTGTAGCAGGATCGGCTCTTGTCCTTTCCCTAAGCCTTTGCATCTATGCATTGAACCAACACCAGGTAGAAGGAAATAAAGATAATAACCGTGTGTCTTATGTCGATGGGAAGCAAGACACTAAAAAAACAGAGAATCAGACACCAGATCAAGTTAGCAAAAAAGAAGACATTCAGGCTGAACAAATTGTTGTGAAAATTACCGATCAAGGTTATGTGACTTCACACGGTGATCATTTCCATTATTACAATGGTAAAGTTCCTTTTGACGCGATTTTCAGCGAAGAACTGTTGATGAAAGATGCCAATTATCAACTGAAAGACGCTGATATTGTCAACGAAATCAAAGGTGGCTACATTATCAAGGTTGATGGTAAGTATTATGTCTACCTAAAAAATGCTAGTCAAGCTGAAAATATTCGTACCAAAGAACAAATTGAAAAACAAAAACAAGGGCATACATCTGACCAAAAAAATGATTCTAAGGAAGTTGTGGCAGCTAGAGCTCAAGGACGTTATACAACTGATGACGGTTATGTTTTTAACGCTTCTGATATCATTGAAGATACAGGAGATGCTTATATCGTTCCCCACGGAGGACACTTCCATTATATTCCTAAGAGTGATCTGTCAGCGGGTGAATTAGCTGCCGCAAAGGCTTATTTATCTGGCAATAGTTCAGCTCTCAGTCAACCCTTGTCACTGACACCGAATAATGGTGTTTCTGCAGCAGATGATGGTTATGTCTTTAACCCTAATGATATTGTCAGAGATACTGGCGATGCTTATATCGTACGACATGGGGACCACTATCACTATATCCCTAAATCATCTCTTAACAATCATCAAGCACAATCTAACACTCCAAGCTTAGAAAGTCCTTCTAATTCTACACCAAATAATCCGTTACCACATGTTCACCATGAAGAAGAGGAACACGATCATGGTTTTGATGCAAATAGAATTATAAGTGAAGATTCAGAAGGTTTTGTCATGAGTCATGGTGATCACAATCATTACTTCTTTAAGAAAGATTTGACACCTGAGCAAATCAAGGCAGCACAAGATCACTTGTACGGAAATAAACATTCAGAAACTAGCCCTGATAACCACATTAGTAAACCAGAAGAACACCATCATGATAACCATGGAAACCATCATGAGGAAGAACACGATCATGGCTTTGCAGCAGATCGAGTGATAAGTGAAGATGATAAAGGATTTGTCGTTTCTCATGGAGATCACAACCACTATTTCTTTAAAAAAGATTTAACAAAAGATCAGATTAAAGCTGCTCAAGAACATTTAAACAGTCATAAAACTGAGTCTGTTAAACCTCTTGCAAAAGATGTAGAAGCATTTTCTAGAGAGGCCAGTGACAAAGAAAAAATGGAGTATATTGCTAAGACCTACGGTGTACCGCTAGAAGCCATTCGCATTTCAAATGGATTCTTTGTCTTTGGAAATCCGGATCAAGCTTATGATCCAACCCATATCCATCCCTATGCCGTTCGAAAAGAACATGTTCGTATTCCTCTCCAAACTGGAAATCCAGAACTGGATTTCCTAAATGAACTTTATACGACTGCACTACGTGATGGGGTATCTCCTTATAGTTTGCAAGTAGAAAATGGTAGTTTTGTAATTCCTCACGGAGACCACAATCACTACATCAAGGTTCAAACCAAGGGCTATGAAGTAGCTTTGAAAAATAAGATTCCGGCCCTACAATCGACCTATCAACCTGGGGCTTTTGATGAACAAACTGTTCTATCTAAAGTGGATCAACTTTTAGAATATAGCAGAAATATTTACAAAGACAAGCCTATCGCACAAAGACAGATTGAATTAGCTTTAGGTCAGTTTACTGAAAATATGAAGAAACTAGCAACCAACTCTACGGCAGGTTATCTTGCAACACTTGATCTTTTTGATAAGCAATATATCCATATTGATGAAAGTATCAAACCTGTTGAAACAAGCGCTCTAGATAAGAAATATCAGGCCTTGATTGATAAAATCAATACACTAGATACAGACTCTTATGGTCTTCCTAAGAAAGAGCTTCTCGTTCAACTTCAAGAAGCTAAATTAGCTAAAGATGAGGCTGGTTTAGCAGCGGTTGAATCACAACTTCAAGCCTTACAAGACTTTAATGATCGAACAGGTGTTACAACTGTAGAATACATCAAGTATTTCTACGAACACGTAAATGATGGTCGTTTGAGTGATGAACTGCGAAATAAAGTAGCTCAGTTGACTTGGACCTTGTATCAATCTCAATCCTTCCTTAAGGCAGCAGAATTGAACAAATTATTCCCAAGCATCTATCAGGCAAAACAAGAAGTGGAAGAAGCTTTGAAAGCTCAACCAACTACTGCAAAATCAACGCAAACAGTTCTAGATACTGAAAAAGTCGATAATCAAAGTGCCAAAACAGCTATTTATGGCTTCTTGAAAGAATTGTATGGAGACTTTATGCCTGAGGAACATGTCAACCATGTTAGCAAGGAACAAGTAGAGAGTCTCCTGAGCAAGGCAAATCAACTCTTGGAACAAATCCAAGAAGAAGGCATCAAACAATCCTTGGCAGAAGAAGTAGAAAATCTCAAAGCTGCCACAAACAAGGCTGATGCAGACTTGGATGAAGTAAATAGTCAGGTGAAAGACGTCTTGGCTCGTATCGCTAGCGCCCTTAAACAAGAGAAGGAAAATGCAGAGCAAGATCCTCAGACACTTGTTCTCTATCAAAAACTCTACGATATTCTCATGTCGCTTCACTCATATTTAGAAAATAATAAGGGTTCTGATGCAGACTTTGATAAGGTTGATGCTCTACTAGATCAGCTATCTGCTAAGAGTAAAGATAAAGCCGCTTTACTTGAATTGACAAAAGCTATTCTGGTATTAAATCAAGAAATCAAGTCAAAATCAAGCGTCGGTGAAGAAGCAACCCCAGCAAGAAATGCTGAAGCAAATAGTGGTAAGACAAGTACTGAAACTGAAACATCAGCAACTGCAGAATCTAACAGCGAAACTGCCAGCGACGAAAACAAACCGAGTAATGCAACAGATTCTAAACCATCTGAATCAACTTCAGAAAAGGAAACAACAGAATCTACAACAAGCACTGAAAATCAAGAAAAAACAGTAGAATAA
- the pepT gene encoding peptidase T → MTYPNLLDRFLTYVKVNTRSDEHSTTTPSTQSQVDFATNVLIPEMKRVGLQNVYYLPNGFAIGTLPANDPSLTRKIGFISHMDTADFNAEGVNPQVIENYDGGVIDLGDSGFKLDPADFKSLEKYPGQTLITTDGTTLLGADDKSGIAEIMTAIEYLTAHPEIKHCEIRVGFGPDEEIGVGANKFDAEDFNVDFAYTVDGGPLGELQYETFSAAGAELHFQGRNVHPGTAKGQMVNALQLAIDFHNQLPENDRPELTDGYQGFYHLMDVTGSVEEARASYIIRDFEKDAFEARKAAMQAIADKMNQELGNNRVTLTLTDQYYNMKEVIEKDMTPVTIAKAVMEDLGITPIIEPIRGGTDGSKISFMGIPTPNIFAGGENMHGRFEYVSLQTMERAVDTIIGIVSYKD, encoded by the coding sequence ATGACTTATCCGAACCTTTTAGATCGTTTCTTGACCTACGTTAAGGTCAATACGCGTTCTGATGAACACTCTACTACTACTCCAAGTACGCAAAGCCAGGTAGATTTTGCGACCAATGTTCTTATTCCTGAAATGAAACGTGTCGGTCTGCAAAACGTCTACTACCTTCCAAATGGTTTTGCTATTGGAACCTTACCAGCTAATGATCCAAGCTTGACACGCAAGATTGGCTTCATCTCCCACATGGATACAGCTGATTTTAATGCTGAGGGAGTTAATCCGCAAGTCATTGAAAATTACGATGGTGGAGTTATCGACTTGGGTGATTCTGGATTTAAACTCGATCCTGCTGATTTCAAGAGCCTTGAGAAATATCCAGGCCAAACGCTTATCACAACTGATGGCACGACCTTGCTGGGTGCTGATGACAAGTCAGGGATTGCTGAAATTATGACTGCTATTGAATATCTGACTGCTCATCCCGAAATCAAACACTGTGAGATTCGAGTTGGTTTTGGACCAGATGAAGAAATCGGTGTTGGAGCTAACAAATTTGATGCTGAAGACTTTAACGTTGACTTTGCTTATACTGTTGATGGTGGTCCGCTAGGTGAGCTTCAGTATGAAACTTTCTCAGCAGCTGGTGCTGAATTGCATTTCCAAGGGCGCAATGTTCACCCTGGTACTGCTAAAGGACAGATGGTCAATGCCCTTCAGCTAGCGATTGATTTTCATAATCAACTTCCAGAGAATGACCGACCTGAATTGACAGATGGTTATCAAGGTTTCTATCATCTTATGGATGTGACAGGTAGTGTCGAGGAGGCGCGTGCAAGCTACATCATCCGTGACTTTGAAAAAGATGCCTTTGAAGCTCGTAAAGCAGCTATGCAAGCCATCGCTGACAAGATGAATCAAGAGCTTGGGAATAATCGCGTGACCTTAACTCTGACAGACCAGTACTACAATATGAAGGAAGTCATTGAGAAAGACATGACTCCTGTTACCATTGCCAAAGCCGTAATGGAGGATCTGGGAATCACGCCAATTATCGAACCAATTCGTGGTGGAACAGATGGGTCTAAGATTTCCTTTATGGGGATCCCAACTCCTAATATCTTTGCTGGTGGTGAAAACATGCATGGACGTTTTGAATACGTCAGCCTTCAGACTATGGAGCGTGCGGTGGATACCATCATTGGCATTGTATCTTATAAAGACTAA